A stretch of the Bacillus sp. B-jedd genome encodes the following:
- a CDS encoding phosphotransferase gives MKAPISLKNHQGDDNFHYRLLSYLKKVFPGNIIKLDMIRPTVFLLNSSIGDYIIKCYSSYNRLKLQEAFTATLKKEGFTSAYSYLRPGRREPYYLDGVYLGIIEFILPHLHSFSYHLDTDRLAGLNLLQNYHSVTEKIVQRYKTLIPPARLIEKWEQRQDRFEANKPVISYFVNSEMMDEISGWASFALEGMRRCEGFFTGEVEAILHGDVAHHNFLRAWNGKIYLIDFDLISIGPPVIDYLQYGNRILPFLNWSINELAKYRQLSAFMNEKGFLFALAYPADLLREWNRIFKNEDEPDINTIMQMKKWTERQFFARHQFIKKIGNMVKSG, from the coding sequence ATGAAAGCGCCGATTAGCCTGAAAAACCACCAAGGAGACGACAATTTCCATTATCGTCTCCTCTCTTATTTAAAGAAAGTATTTCCAGGCAATATAATTAAACTGGATATGATCAGGCCGACTGTCTTTCTTTTGAATTCTTCAATAGGGGATTATATTATTAAGTGTTATTCCTCCTATAACAGGCTGAAGCTTCAGGAGGCCTTTACAGCGACTCTCAAAAAGGAAGGATTTACGTCGGCTTATAGCTATTTACGCCCGGGGAGGCGGGAGCCTTATTATCTTGATGGAGTCTATCTAGGGATTATAGAATTTATCCTCCCCCATCTTCATTCATTTTCTTATCATCTGGATACAGACCGTCTAGCAGGCCTCAACCTTTTGCAAAACTATCATTCCGTCACTGAAAAAATAGTGCAAAGGTACAAAACTCTTATCCCACCCGCCAGGCTTATCGAAAAATGGGAGCAGCGCCAGGATCGGTTTGAGGCTAATAAACCTGTGATCAGCTATTTTGTTAACAGTGAAATGATGGATGAAATCAGTGGATGGGCTTCATTTGCACTAGAAGGTATGAGGAGGTGCGAGGGGTTTTTCACTGGAGAGGTGGAGGCAATATTGCATGGTGATGTCGCCCATCATAATTTTCTCCGTGCGTGGAACGGGAAAATTTATTTAATCGACTTTGATTTAATCAGCATAGGGCCTCCCGTTATTGATTATCTTCAATATGGAAACAGGATTTTGCCGTTTCTCAACTGGTCGATCAATGAATTGGCAAAATACAGGCAGTTGTCGGCTTTCATGAATGAAAAAGGGTTTTTATTCGCGCTTGCGTACCCGGCGGATCTGTTGAGGGAATGGAATCGGATTTTTAAAAATGAGGATGAACCTGACATTAATACAATCATGCAGATGAAAAAATGGACAGAGAGACAGTTTTTCGCCAGACACCAGTTTATCAAGAAAATCGGCAATATGGTAAAATCGGGGTGA
- the safA gene encoding SafA/ExsA family spore coat assembly protein — MKIHIVQKGDTLWKIAKKYGVNFEELKKMNSQLSNPDMIMPGMKVKVPSAGGSVKKGASAGGTNPGAAINIGGKKEVPTAEHPFANLKKLQTQETPDVPVPAQPINLEAPVTPFAPQQPIQEVDIENYYLMNMSNVNVAPNKEFPVPPKKEMPIQVKKEMPIAPKKEMPIAPKKEMPLPPKKEVPIMPVKEVPIKPVKEKPIVPVKQVPAPPPLPPIKEVPVKPVKEMPVKPVKEMPVKPVKEMPVKPVKEMPIQSPPPAPAPVCVEQPVVCEEYYLPVTPVMPGVCYPCPVPYPPVHQAMIPEAICPPYPMVGGMMAADPCYPVPQVEAAMFQPDPCYPQPQMVAGMENMMPGTAGTMHVHYDEVESSSSSSSMLYMHQMGHGQYGGVSGATSPYQAAMMADGQQQVHMGMPYGGQQLSMHDDPAPIGQGSYANPYLTQPMQGGIQNPYGSQVAFAGESGDESPIGYTGNPYPQFAYGAQQPMYGQQPIAGAGMPMGQPMYGQQPLAGAGMPMEQPMYGQQPMTGAGMPMGQPNPSGMGQPMYGQQPVEGMQPFGQPYQMGMEQPMYGQQPVAGAGMPMEQTNPGMGQPIYSQQPLSPGGMPMSQPYPMGMEQPMYGQQPFAGAGMPMGQPYPGGMGQPMYGQQPFAGAGMPMGQPYPGGMGQPMYGQQPYGGGGMPMEQPYPGGMQPYGQFGGAQPQMGQQMPMMGQYGTQLPTLGGQMPYGEQQMPQLGSQAQEEQTSQMRGEPPEREFTPSIPKIFTPPLPFAQPPLLHPYGLSGPYYGNVDESAD, encoded by the coding sequence GTGAAAATCCATATCGTACAGAAAGGGGATACTCTTTGGAAGATCGCCAAGAAGTACGGCGTGAATTTTGAAGAGCTGAAAAAGATGAATTCACAGCTCAGCAACCCTGATATGATTATGCCCGGTATGAAAGTGAAGGTCCCGTCGGCGGGGGGCAGCGTGAAGAAAGGCGCATCCGCCGGCGGAACAAATCCGGGGGCGGCCATAAATATCGGGGGAAAAAAGGAAGTACCAACAGCTGAGCATCCTTTTGCGAATTTAAAGAAACTGCAGACGCAGGAAACTCCGGATGTGCCGGTTCCTGCCCAGCCAATAAATTTAGAAGCTCCAGTCACGCCATTTGCTCCACAGCAGCCCATCCAGGAAGTGGACATCGAAAATTATTATCTGATGAATATGTCCAATGTAAATGTCGCACCAAATAAAGAATTTCCTGTGCCACCGAAAAAGGAAATGCCGATCCAGGTGAAAAAAGAAATGCCAATCGCTCCGAAAAAAGAAATGCCAATCGCTCCGAAAAAAGAAATGCCGCTTCCTCCAAAAAAGGAAGTTCCAATCATGCCAGTCAAAGAAGTACCAATTAAGCCTGTGAAGGAGAAACCTATTGTACCTGTGAAACAGGTGCCGGCTCCGCCACCGTTGCCTCCGATAAAGGAAGTTCCTGTGAAGCCAGTGAAGGAAATGCCGGTCAAGCCAGTGAAGGAAATGCCGGTCAAGCCAGTGAAGGAAATGCCCGTCAAGCCAGTAAAGGAAATGCCGATCCAGTCACCACCCCCGGCGCCAGCTCCTGTGTGTGTGGAACAGCCAGTTGTATGTGAGGAATATTATTTACCAGTGACACCAGTCATGCCCGGTGTCTGTTATCCTTGCCCAGTGCCGTACCCGCCGGTTCACCAGGCGATGATTCCTGAAGCGATATGTCCGCCTTATCCGATGGTGGGAGGCATGATGGCTGCAGACCCGTGTTACCCTGTCCCTCAGGTTGAAGCGGCGATGTTCCAGCCTGATCCTTGTTATCCACAGCCTCAAATGGTTGCCGGAATGGAAAATATGATGCCGGGAACTGCTGGAACGATGCATGTCCATTATGATGAAGTTGAGTCTTCTTCTTCCTCCTCTTCAATGCTATATATGCACCAAATGGGCCATGGCCAGTATGGCGGTGTTTCCGGAGCTACATCGCCTTATCAAGCAGCGATGATGGCAGATGGGCAGCAGCAAGTCCATATGGGCATGCCTTATGGGGGTCAACAGCTATCCATGCATGATGATCCCGCCCCAATCGGTCAGGGTTCTTATGCCAATCCATACTTGACTCAGCCAATGCAAGGGGGTATCCAGAATCCATACGGTTCCCAGGTTGCTTTTGCTGGGGAGTCAGGGGATGAATCGCCTATTGGCTATACAGGAAATCCATATCCGCAGTTCGCATATGGGGCTCAGCAGCCGATGTATGGCCAACAGCCAATAGCAGGCGCTGGTATGCCAATGGGGCAGCCGATGTATGGCCAACAGCCATTGGCAGGCGCTGGTATGCCGATGGAGCAGCCGATGTATGGCCAACAGCCAATGACTGGCGCTGGTATGCCAATGGGACAGCCAAATCCTAGTGGGATGGGACAGCCAATGTACGGCCAGCAGCCAGTAGAAGGGATGCAGCCATTTGGGCAGCCATACCAGATGGGGATGGAGCAGCCAATGTATGGCCAGCAGCCAGTAGCAGGTGCAGGTATGCCCATGGAACAGACCAATCCTGGCATGGGCCAGCCGATATACAGCCAGCAGCCGCTAAGCCCGGGTGGAATGCCAATGTCCCAGCCGTACCCTATGGGAATGGAGCAGCCGATGTATGGCCAGCAGCCGTTCGCAGGAGCGGGTATGCCAATGGGGCAGCCATATCCGGGTGGGATGGGCCAGCCGATGTACGGCCAGCAGCCGTTTGCCGGAGCGGGTATGCCAATGGGTCAGCCATATCCGGGTGGAATGGGCCAGCCGATGTATGGCCAGCAGCCATACGGCGGGGGGGGGATGCCGATGGAGCAACCATATCCTGGCGGAATGCAGCCTTACGGACAGTTTGGAGGTGCTCAGCCGCAGATGGGCCAGCAGATGCCTATGATGGGCCAATACGGTACGCAGCTTCCAACTCTTGGCGGCCAGATGCCATATGGTGAACAGCAAATGCCACAGTTGGGCAGCCAGGCGCAAGAGGAGCAAACCAGCCAAATGCGGGGAGAACCGCCGGAACGGGAATTTACGCCTTCGATTCCTAAAATTTTCACACCGCCGCTGCCTTTTGCCCAGCCTCCGCTCTTGCATCCTTACGGGCTTTCTGGCCCATATTATGGAAACGTCGATGAAAGCGCCGATTAG
- a CDS encoding transcription repressor NadR, which yields MGEDKKLYGEERRLSLLTLLKNSPSPITGSELAAYAKVSRQIIVGDITLLKAKGEPIIATSQGYLYFSHSPNIPVFEKIIACSHAPGQTEEELLLIVNEGVTVKDVKIEHPVYGDLTASIMVSNPMEVSQFMQKIMTTKAAFLSELTGGYHLHTLSASSEQALARAEKALDEAGFLIENS from the coding sequence ATGGGTGAGGACAAGAAGCTGTATGGGGAAGAACGGAGGCTCAGCCTTCTGACACTTTTGAAAAACAGCCCTTCGCCGATTACAGGAAGCGAACTGGCCGCTTATGCAAAAGTAAGCCGGCAGATTATTGTAGGGGATATAACCCTGCTGAAGGCTAAAGGCGAACCAATCATCGCTACAAGCCAAGGTTATCTATACTTCAGCCATTCGCCAAACATCCCTGTTTTCGAAAAAATAATCGCTTGCTCCCATGCGCCCGGACAGACAGAGGAAGAGCTGTTGCTGATTGTTAACGAAGGGGTGACCGTGAAGGATGTTAAGATTGAGCACCCCGTGTATGGCGATCTTACCGCATCGATCATGGTTTCGAACCCTATGGAGGTCAGCCAATTTATGCAAAAAATCATGACAACGAAAGCAGCCTTTTTATCGGAGCTGACAGGCGGATATCATTTGCATACTTTATCGGCTTCTTCAGAGCAAGCACTAGCCAGAGCAGAAAAGGCACTGGACGAAGCAGGGTTCCTGATAGAAAATAGCTAA
- a CDS encoding ACT domain-containing protein translates to MKSSRFDKKFYLVREDVLPDVMKKTLEAKELIDRGKAESIGEATAQVDLSRSAYYKYRETVFPFSSIVKENLITVIFHLEDRSGVLSRLLGLVADAGCNVLTIHQTIPLQGRANVTLSMNTTQMQGEMEDLLERLRGLDFVEKVEVLGTGA, encoded by the coding sequence ATGAAATCCAGCCGGTTTGATAAAAAGTTCTATTTGGTAAGGGAAGATGTCCTTCCAGATGTGATGAAAAAAACATTGGAAGCTAAGGAATTGATTGACCGGGGAAAAGCCGAGTCCATCGGTGAAGCGACTGCCCAAGTTGATTTGAGCAGGAGCGCCTATTATAAATACAGGGAAACTGTTTTTCCGTTTTCCTCCATTGTGAAAGAAAATCTGATTACCGTCATTTTTCACCTTGAAGACCGATCCGGAGTATTGTCCCGCCTGCTTGGCCTTGTAGCAGATGCCGGATGTAATGTCCTGACCATCCACCAGACAATTCCGCTGCAGGGACGGGCGAATGTGACCCTGTCCATGAATACAACACAGATGCAGGGAGAAATGGAGGACTTGCTGGAAAGGTTGAGGGGACTGGATTTTGTTGAGAAAGTCGAGGTTCTCGGCACCGGGGCATAA
- the obgE gene encoding GTPase ObgE — protein sequence MFVDQVKIYVKGGDGGDGMVAFRREKYVPNGGPAGGDGGSGANVVFEVEEGLSTLMDFRYQRHFKAPRGEHGMSKNQHGKNAKDMIVKVPPGTVVYDQETNEIIADLVEHGQRAIIARGGRGGRGNSRFATPANPAPELSEKGEPGHERNIVLELKLLADVGLVGFPSVGKSTLLSVVSSAKPKIAEYHFTTIVPNLGVVETEDGRSFVMADLPGLIEGAHQGVGLGHQFLRHIERTRVIVHVIDMAATEGRDPFEDYQKINTELQQYNLRLTERPQIIVANKMDMPEAEENLARFKEQLQEDFPVFPISAVTRQGLRDLLFAIADKIAETPEFPLHEEALEDTSVNRVVYKHEKEEQDFKITRDPDGAYVISGDSLERLFKMTDFSRDESVRRFARQLRGMGVDDALRERGAKDGDTVRLLEFEFEFVE from the coding sequence ATGTTTGTTGATCAGGTGAAAATTTATGTAAAAGGCGGCGACGGTGGCGACGGGATGGTTGCGTTCCGCCGTGAGAAATATGTGCCGAATGGCGGGCCGGCAGGCGGTGACGGCGGTTCTGGCGCGAACGTTGTATTCGAGGTTGAAGAAGGCCTTAGCACGCTTATGGACTTCCGCTATCAGCGCCATTTTAAAGCACCACGGGGCGAGCACGGCATGTCCAAGAACCAGCATGGGAAAAATGCTAAGGATATGATTGTTAAAGTGCCACCCGGAACAGTTGTATATGATCAAGAAACAAACGAAATTATAGCCGATTTGGTTGAACATGGGCAAAGGGCCATCATCGCCCGCGGCGGCCGTGGCGGCAGGGGCAATTCGAGGTTCGCTACCCCTGCAAACCCGGCGCCGGAGCTTTCCGAAAAAGGGGAACCAGGACATGAACGGAATATTGTCCTCGAGCTGAAACTTCTCGCGGATGTCGGGCTTGTCGGGTTCCCAAGTGTCGGTAAATCGACTCTGCTTTCGGTTGTTTCTTCGGCTAAGCCAAAAATTGCCGAATACCATTTTACAACGATTGTTCCGAATTTGGGGGTTGTCGAAACAGAGGACGGACGCAGTTTTGTTATGGCGGACCTTCCCGGTTTGATTGAAGGCGCCCATCAGGGAGTAGGCCTTGGCCACCAGTTTTTAAGGCATATCGAAAGGACGCGCGTCATCGTCCATGTCATCGATATGGCGGCAACGGAAGGCCGCGACCCTTTTGAGGATTACCAAAAAATCAATACAGAGCTACAGCAGTATAACCTGCGGTTGACGGAGAGGCCGCAAATCATCGTCGCCAATAAAATGGATATGCCGGAAGCTGAGGAAAACCTGGCGAGATTTAAAGAACAGCTTCAGGAAGATTTCCCAGTTTTCCCGATCTCCGCGGTAACGAGGCAGGGGCTGAGGGACCTGTTGTTTGCGATTGCTGATAAAATTGCCGAAACTCCGGAATTCCCTCTGCATGAAGAGGCGCTCGAGGATACAAGTGTGAACAGGGTTGTTTATAAGCATGAAAAGGAAGAACAGGATTTCAAAATTACGCGGGATCCGGATGGGGCTTATGTCATTTCCGGTGACAGTTTAGAACGCCTGTTTAAAATGACTGATTTTTCCCGTGATGAATCTGTACGCCGCTTTGCCCGCCAGCTGCGCGGGATGGGTGTCGATGATGCACTAAGGGAAAGAGGGGCCAAGGACGGCGATACGGTACGGCTTCTTGAATTTGAGTTTGAATTTGTAGAGTAA
- a CDS encoding Spo0B C-terminal domain-containing protein, with product MEKNWDIVEVLRHSRHDWLNRLQLIKGNLDMDKVDRAKAVIDDIIIETQQESKLSNLKMPLFASLLLKANWEGHHFHLEYEVLHENETGPVDEKALTKWTAAFFSVLDFAVEEFQENNLSICINQVKDGICFFFEFSGMIVRTKLINTFLEERNNIDMTVGDFNDHELTVKIFMPFR from the coding sequence ATGGAGAAGAATTGGGATATTGTCGAAGTGCTCAGGCATTCCCGGCATGACTGGCTGAATAGGCTGCAGCTCATAAAAGGGAATCTTGATATGGACAAGGTGGACCGGGCAAAAGCCGTAATTGATGATATTATTATTGAAACGCAGCAGGAATCAAAACTATCGAATTTAAAAATGCCCCTGTTTGCTTCGCTGCTTTTAAAAGCAAATTGGGAAGGGCATCATTTTCACCTCGAATATGAAGTGCTTCATGAAAACGAAACGGGACCGGTAGATGAAAAAGCCCTTACGAAGTGGACAGCGGCTTTTTTTTCCGTGCTTGATTTTGCCGTAGAGGAATTCCAGGAAAACAACCTCTCCATCTGCATTAATCAGGTGAAGGATGGGATTTGTTTCTTTTTCGAATTTAGCGGAATGATAGTAAGGACAAAGCTAATCAATACTTTCCTTGAGGAACGGAATAATATCGATATGACGGTCGGCGATTTTAATGACCATGAGCTGACAGTGAAAATTTTCATGCCGTTTCGCTAA
- the rpmA gene encoding 50S ribosomal protein L27, which translates to MLLKLDLQLFASKKGVGSTKNGRDSIAKRLGAKRADGQFVTGGSILYRQRGTKIYPGENVGRGGDDTLFAKVDGVVKFERMGRDRKKVSVYPAAQEA; encoded by the coding sequence ATGTTATTGAAATTGGATCTTCAATTGTTTGCTTCCAAAAAGGGAGTAGGTTCTACGAAGAACGGCCGTGACTCCATCGCGAAACGCCTTGGCGCGAAGCGTGCGGATGGCCAGTTCGTCACAGGTGGATCAATCCTGTACCGCCAACGCGGAACAAAGATCTATCCAGGTGAAAACGTAGGCCGCGGCGGAGACGACACTCTTTTTGCAAAAGTTGACGGCGTTGTAAAGTTCGAACGTATGGGCCGTGACCGCAAAAAAGTAAGTGTTTATCCAGCAGCTCAGGAAGCTTAA
- a CDS encoding ribosomal-processing cysteine protease Prp: MIDVTISRNEAGLIHSFSISGHALFADRGKDIVCAGASAISVGAINAIHEMTGVVPETEIDYEEGLLRCVIPENLPAQEQEKIQVLLNGMYFQLKTIEEEYGRHIRITFKKQEVE, encoded by the coding sequence ATGATTGATGTAACGATCTCAAGAAATGAGGCCGGTCTGATCCATTCGTTTTCAATTTCAGGCCATGCATTATTTGCCGATAGGGGCAAGGACATCGTCTGCGCAGGCGCGTCCGCCATTTCGGTCGGTGCGATAAATGCAATCCATGAAATGACGGGAGTCGTTCCCGAAACAGAGATCGACTATGAAGAAGGCTTGCTCCGCTGTGTGATACCGGAAAATCTTCCGGCACAGGAGCAGGAAAAAATTCAGGTCCTTCTGAACGGGATGTACTTTCAGCTGAAGACGATCGAGGAAGAATACGGGCGTCACATACGAATTACCTTCAAAAAACAGGAGGTGGAATAA
- the rplU gene encoding 50S ribosomal protein L21 produces the protein MYAIIETGGKQIRVEEGQAIYIEKLNAEAGETVTFDKVLFVGGEDVKVGSPVVEGASVTATVEKQGRAKKIIVFKYKAKKNYRKKQGHRQPYTKVVIDKINA, from the coding sequence ATGTACGCAATTATCGAAACTGGCGGTAAGCAAATCCGTGTTGAAGAAGGCCAAGCCATCTACATCGAAAAGCTTAACGCAGAAGCAGGCGAAACAGTTACTTTTGACAAAGTTCTTTTCGTAGGCGGAGAAGACGTGAAAGTTGGAAGCCCGGTTGTTGAAGGCGCTTCTGTAACAGCTACTGTTGAAAAGCAGGGCCGTGCGAAGAAAATCATTGTTTTCAAGTACAAGGCGAAGAAAAACTATCGTAAGAAGCAAGGCCATCGCCAGCCGTACACTAAAGTTGTCATCGACAAAATCAACGCGTAA
- a CDS encoding Rne/Rng family ribonuclease, protein MDKLIINCSGREKRAAFIHNGKAGQIEIGREETRSLVGGIFLGIVTKVLPGMNAAFIDIGTDKNAYLHRDSLAEYVQSGLPNEERERKSISAFVRQGERLLVQVEKDPVGTKGAKVTGIIEVPGTHLVYMPAGNYLAVSKKISDSGRREELRVLGREARLEGEGLIFRTSAGGAVDEEIVSEIDRLRREAEGLLQKAAEMKKPGLVAQADVFVDKLLPIIERMESGEVAADDSGLLSELKMRFGGIKKELVFSFYSGKENILAAHGVEAELEKLLKRVVWLENGAYLLIEETETLTAIDVNTGKFSGKNSLQDTVLKTNLLAAEEIARQIRLRDLAGMILVDFIEMKTDEERSRVSAKMDAELRKDNRRTRNAGFTALGIFQLTRKRLGPSLSETLTVKCPSCGGTGRISSPETEAFKLERELWEHRGSVEEAVLVEASPSVKKVFEGEAGIHLKRLQEALGMLIIIKPVENAVNFYAVKQFGTAGELRKKADNTY, encoded by the coding sequence GTGGATAAACTGATTATTAACTGCAGCGGCAGGGAAAAACGGGCCGCTTTCATCCATAACGGCAAGGCAGGTCAAATTGAAATTGGCCGGGAGGAAACAAGGTCTCTTGTGGGTGGGATTTTCCTAGGAATCGTCACAAAAGTCCTGCCTGGGATGAATGCCGCCTTTATTGATATCGGCACGGATAAGAATGCATACCTCCACCGGGACTCACTGGCTGAATATGTTCAGTCAGGCCTGCCCAATGAGGAAAGGGAGAGGAAAAGCATCTCGGCATTCGTCCGCCAGGGAGAACGCCTTCTTGTCCAGGTCGAAAAAGACCCGGTTGGAACAAAAGGGGCCAAAGTGACAGGCATCATCGAAGTGCCGGGAACCCATCTTGTGTATATGCCAGCGGGAAATTATCTCGCTGTGTCAAAAAAGATTTCCGATTCCGGCCGGCGGGAAGAACTCCGTGTACTTGGGAGGGAGGCCAGGCTAGAGGGGGAAGGACTGATTTTCCGAACCTCCGCGGGCGGTGCGGTAGATGAGGAGATTGTTAGTGAAATCGACAGGCTGCGGCGCGAAGCGGAAGGACTTTTGCAAAAAGCCGCGGAAATGAAGAAACCAGGGCTTGTTGCGCAGGCGGATGTGTTCGTAGATAAGCTGCTGCCGATCATTGAAAGGATGGAATCCGGTGAAGTGGCCGCGGATGACTCAGGACTTTTGAGCGAGCTTAAAATGCGATTTGGCGGGATAAAAAAGGAGCTGGTTTTCAGCTTTTATTCAGGAAAAGAGAATATTTTAGCTGCCCATGGTGTTGAAGCGGAGCTTGAGAAACTTTTAAAGCGGGTCGTCTGGCTGGAAAATGGCGCCTATCTTCTAATAGAAGAAACGGAGACGCTGACAGCGATTGATGTGAATACCGGGAAGTTTTCCGGCAAAAACAGTCTCCAGGATACCGTTTTAAAAACGAATTTGCTGGCGGCGGAGGAAATTGCGAGGCAGATCCGCCTCAGGGACCTTGCTGGGATGATCCTAGTCGATTTCATTGAAATGAAAACAGATGAGGAACGGAGCAGGGTATCGGCAAAAATGGATGCGGAGCTGCGCAAGGATAATCGCCGGACACGGAATGCGGGCTTTACGGCGCTTGGCATTTTTCAGCTGACGAGGAAAAGGCTGGGGCCTTCCCTTTCCGAAACGCTCACTGTGAAATGCCCTTCCTGCGGCGGGACCGGTCGCATTTCCAGCCCGGAGACAGAGGCGTTTAAATTGGAACGTGAATTGTGGGAGCACAGGGGATCTGTTGAAGAAGCGGTCCTGGTTGAAGCGTCCCCCTCCGTGAAGAAAGTATTCGAAGGCGAGGCTGGAATCCACCTGAAACGGCTGCAGGAAGCGCTTGGCATGTTGATCATTATAAAGCCGGTGGAAAACGCCGTGAATTTCTACGCAGTGAAACAATTCGGAACGGCCGGCGAACTGAGGAAGAAAGCGGACAATACGTATTGA
- a CDS encoding M50 family metallopeptidase yields MNRAATMLTLIRIHPLLWMAAAAAALTGHFLELCMLFAIILIHEVGHAAAALSFSWRIKSITLLPFGGVAEMDEHGNRPVKEELIVILAGPAQHLWLMGAAFLMYENGVIPEYAYFLFVKYNLMILVFNLFPIWPLDGGKLLFLLLSLWKPFPDAYEWMLISSFAFLTVFTAITLIVSPFHLNSWLIAGFLYFSLFFEWKQRHFVFLRFLLERYYGNKESVPSVLKPIRADEGEAVMKVLAKFRRGCKHSILVESGGKEKGMLDENEVLHHVFAEKRPDGKVGDLIYAY; encoded by the coding sequence TTGAATAGAGCCGCCACGATGCTGACGCTCATCCGCATCCATCCCTTGCTGTGGATGGCGGCTGCGGCCGCCGCACTGACTGGACATTTCCTTGAGTTGTGCATGCTCTTCGCGATTATTCTCATCCACGAGGTGGGCCATGCCGCTGCGGCCTTGTCTTTCTCTTGGCGGATTAAGAGTATCACTCTGTTGCCGTTTGGCGGGGTCGCGGAAATGGATGAGCATGGGAACAGGCCGGTGAAGGAAGAATTGATTGTCATACTTGCCGGGCCTGCCCAGCATTTATGGCTCATGGGTGCGGCCTTTCTCATGTATGAAAATGGCGTTATTCCTGAGTACGCCTATTTTTTGTTTGTAAAATACAATCTGATGATTTTAGTATTCAATCTTTTTCCCATTTGGCCTCTTGACGGGGGCAAGCTCCTTTTTCTCTTACTTTCACTATGGAAGCCATTTCCCGATGCGTACGAATGGATGCTCATCAGTTCATTCGCATTTCTGACCGTTTTTACTGCTATTACGCTTATCGTTTCTCCTTTTCACTTAAATAGCTGGCTGATTGCGGGATTCCTTTACTTCAGCTTGTTTTTTGAATGGAAGCAGCGCCATTTTGTCTTTTTGCGGTTTTTGCTAGAGCGTTATTATGGAAATAAAGAAAGCGTGCCTTCTGTTTTGAAACCGATCAGGGCGGATGAAGGTGAAGCGGTTATGAAGGTGCTGGCGAAATTCCGACGCGGCTGCAAGCATTCCATTTTAGTTGAGAGTGGAGGTAAGGAAAAAGGTATGCTGGATGAAAATGAAGTGCTCCATCATGTTTTTGCCGAAAAAAGGCCGGATGGCAAAGTTGGCGACTTGATTTATGCCTATTAA
- a CDS encoding M23 family metallopeptidase, whose product MQPNRDEIRKRIARRKKERNSQKKLYRQYSAKKESSSPGLLFNDDKYGFDELVSYETGPGEGDHPLFRKEVFFFKVLCSAILFLVIAILFKNEAPALEPAKDLVQKGFSQDFQFAAVGKWYEEKFGKPLALLPEPKVKEDHNTDFSIPTSGKILEHFEKNGQGIMIETDKSAPVEAVNEGWIMFAGVKEGLGKTVIIQHSDKTESWYGHLDAIEVTLYQFVSKEQKIGTVGSGADEAKGEFYFAIKKGEAFIDPIQVIRFE is encoded by the coding sequence ATGCAACCAAACAGGGACGAAATCCGCAAGCGGATCGCCAGGCGGAAAAAGGAGCGGAACAGCCAGAAAAAGTTGTACCGGCAATATAGTGCCAAAAAAGAGTCAAGTTCGCCTGGCTTGCTTTTTAATGACGATAAATATGGATTTGATGAGCTTGTCTCCTATGAGACGGGCCCGGGTGAAGGGGATCATCCGCTTTTCAGGAAAGAGGTATTTTTCTTCAAAGTATTATGTTCGGCCATCCTTTTTCTGGTCATCGCGATTCTTTTTAAGAACGAGGCGCCTGCTTTAGAGCCGGCAAAGGATCTGGTGCAAAAAGGATTCAGCCAGGATTTCCAATTTGCTGCTGTCGGAAAGTGGTATGAGGAAAAATTCGGAAAGCCATTAGCGCTCCTGCCTGAACCGAAAGTGAAAGAAGACCATAACACCGATTTTTCTATTCCGACTTCCGGAAAAATCCTTGAGCACTTCGAAAAGAATGGACAGGGAATCATGATTGAAACGGATAAAAGCGCGCCTGTTGAAGCGGTTAATGAAGGCTGGATCATGTTCGCGGGAGTGAAGGAAGGGCTTGGCAAAACTGTCATCATCCAGCACAGCGACAAGACGGAATCATGGTATGGCCACCTTGATGCGATTGAAGTGACACTCTATCAGTTTGTTTCCAAGGAACAGAAAATCGGTACAGTGGGATCTGGCGCAGACGAGGCAAAAGGAGAGTTTTATTTTGCCATCAAAAAGGGTGAAGCGTTTATTGACCCGATTCAGGTGATCCGCTTTGAATAG